The Ruminococcaceae bacterium BL-4 region TGCTGGCGCTGGCAAAAAGCGATAACGAGGACGTTTCCGGTTCTTCCTCGTCCAAGGCCGATTCCGCCCCGGAGACATCCTCCGCACCAACCGCATCGACGCCCACGGTTTCATCCGTTTCCCGGCCGGAAAAGCAGAATAACAGCGCCGGAATCGCGGCAGTCGCCGTGCTTGCAGCCGTTCTCGTCGGCGCGGCGGTCTGGTTCTTCAAATTCCGCAAGCCGGATAAAAAGGACAAAAACAGGCCCGACCCGGACGATTACGATTACACCGATGGCGGGGACGACGAATCTGAGCCGGACGACGAACCGGAAGTTCCTGACGAAGAAACAGCGCAAAAAGATGAGCCGGAAACTTCCGACGGTGAAACGGAGCGTGAGGACGAATGACCTTTTTCACCGACAGTCCTTTCGAGCGGATGATGGTACAGAAGCCCCGGTACAGGCGGGAGGAACGGCCTCCCGAACCGCCAAAAAGCCGTCCTGACCATCCCCGTGACTGTTATCGTGACCTTATTATCACTCCGAGACGAAAGGAGAATGAAAATGCGGCTTGTAATCAGTGAAAAGCCCTCGGTTGCCCAAAGCATCGCCGCCGTGATCGGCGCAAAGCAGCGCGGCGACGGGTTTCTGGAGGGTAACGGCTACCTCGTTTCATGGTGCCTCGGCCATCTCGCGGAGCTGGCAAGCGCCGACGCCTACGATGAAAAATACGCCAAGTGGCGGCGTGAGGATTTACCTATTCTTCCAGGGAACTGGCGGTTTACCGTAAGCGGGGACAAACAAAAGCAGTTCAATATTCTCCGCACCCTGATGCGCCGTGACGATGTGGAAGAAATTATCAATGCCTGTGACGCCGGACGCGAGGGCGAACTGATCTTCCGCACCGTGTACGACATGGCAGGCTGCTCCAAGCCGATGAAACGGCTCTGGATTTCCTCGATGGAGGACGAGGCCATCCGGCAGGGCTTTGCCGATTTGAAACCGGGCCGGGATTACGACGGGCTGCATCAGTCCGCGCTCTGCCGATCCAAGGCCGACTGGCTGGTTGGCATCAACGCGACGCGCCTGTTTTCGGTACTCTACCACCGCACCCTGAACGTCGGGCGCGTCATGTCACCGACGCTGGCGCTCATCGTGCAGCGGGAAGCGGAAATTTCCGCGTTTCAGCCGGAGCCGTTTTACACGGTCAGTCTCGATTGCGGCGGCTTTGCCGCCATCGGCGACAAGCTGAAAGCAAAGCCGGAAGCCGAGGCCGTTACCGCCGCCTGCAAGGACAAGGCGGCAATCGTCAAGGCCGTGGAGCGAAAAGAAAAGTACGAAAAGCCACCCGCGCTTTACGACCTGACCACCCTCCAGCGCGACGCCAACCGACTGCTCGGCTTTACCGCGCAGCAGACGCTGGACTATCTGCAATCGCTGTATGAAAAGAAACTCTGCACCTATCCCCGCACCGACAGCCGGTTCCTAACAAACGATATGGAAGGAACTGTTCCGGCGCTTGCATCCGTTGCCGCCACGATCTGCGGCGCGGATGTTCCAGAAAAGCTCAACGCCGGTCAGGTCTGCGACAGCGCGAAGGTCAGCGACCACCACGCCGTCGTTCCCACCTCCGGCGCGGGCAAAGCGGACTGTTCCGCGCTGCCTGCCGGGGAGCGTGAAATCCTGCGGCTCGTTTCCCGGCAGCTTCTCTGCGCGGTCGGCAGTCCGCACCAATACGCCGAAACCGCCGTCATGCTGGACTGCGCCGGGTACGGATTTGCCGCCAAGGGCAAGACGATACTCGTTCCGGGCTGGAAAATCTATTTGCAGGAACAGGCCGACAAGCCCCTGCCCGAACTGGAAGAGGGACAGGACATCGCTGTTTCCTCTGTTTCCGTCAAAGAGGGCAAAACCTCGCCATCCAAGCACTACACGGAGGATACGCTTCTTTCCGCAATGGAAACGGCGGGTGCGAAAGAGATGCCTGACGACGCGGAGCGCAAGGGCCTCGGCACCCCCGCCACCCGCGCGGCCATTTTGGAAAAGCTCGTTACCACCGGATTCGTGGAACGGAAAAAGGCCAAGAAAACCGTCAATCTCATCCCGTCACAAGTCGGCGTGTCGCTCGTCACCGTCCTGCCGGAACAGCTTCAATCCCCGCTGCTGACCGCCGAATGGGAAAACCGGCTCAAACAGGTGGAGCACGGCGAACTGGAGCCGGACGCCTTTATGAACGGGATTTGTTCCATGCTCCGGGAGCTGGTAAAAACCTATGCGCCGGCCAAAGGCGCGGAGGTGCTGTTCCCCTCCGGGCGCGAGGTAATCGGCAAATGCCCCCGCTGCGGCGGCAGCGTGACCGAAAGCAGAAAAGGCTTTTTCTGCGAAAACGACAGTTGCCAGTTCGGGCTTTGGAAGGACAACCGATTTTTCGCCGCCAAGAAAAAGGTACTGACAAAAGCCGTCGCCGCCGCGCTCCTGAAGGATGGGCGCGTAAGGCTCACCGGTTGCTATTCCGAGAAAACCGGCAAGACCTACGACGCGACGGCGATTTTGGAAGATACCGGGGAGCGCGTGAATTTCAAGCTGGAATTTGATTCAGGGACGAAAAAGCGTGACGGAACATGAAACTTACGAAATATGAGCGGGAGACGATCATCTGCTATAACGAGGAAGAAGCGACGGCCAGCGTTTACACGCACAATAAAAAACTCATTCAAAAGCTCAAACGGCTCTCGGAGAAATACCCCGACAAGGTGAAGCCGGAGCGACTGGAGCATCGAGGGGCCGTCAGCTATCTTGTTCCCAAACGCTGTGTCTCCGTCCGGGAACCGTATAACGATCAGCGGCGCGAAGCTGACAGTTTGAGGGCAAAAACAGCGAAAATACGGCCTCCCGACAGGAGCATACGCTCCGAAAACAAATAATGAGTGCGCTCCCACATAGGTTTATCCCGGCCTGTGCGGGGGCGCGCTTTTTTCGATTCTATGAGCTGCGAAAGGAGCATACTATGGCCGAAAAAAATAAGGAACGGCTGAAAGAAATCACCGACAGCATTGAACAGGGCATCCAAAACCTGTTCCAGAGCGACCGATACGCGCAGTACCTCCGCACCATGTCCCGGTTCCACCGCTATTCCGTCAACAACACCATGCTCATCTTTATGCAGAAACCGGACGCTACCCTTGTAGCCGGGTTCAACAAATGGCGCGACCAGTTCAGCCGGAACGTGATGCGGGGCGAAAAAGGCATCAAAATCATCGCGCCCACGCCGTTCAAAAAGAAAATCGAGGAAGAAAAGCTCTACCCGGATACCAAGGCTCCCGTGCTGGACGCGGACGGCAAGGTCATCATGGAGGAAAAGGAAATCAAAATCCCCATGTACAAGGTCGTTTCCGTTTTTGATGTGTCGCAGACCGAAGGTAAACCGCTGCCGACGCTGGCAAACGATCTCACGGGAAATGTGAAGCAGTATGAAATTTTCATGGAGGCGCTGCGGCGTTCGTCCCCCGTTCCGCTTGCTTTTGAGGCGATGGAGCCGAACACGGACGGCTATTTCAGCGAAAAAGGCCAGCGCATCGCCATTCGGTCGGGCATGAGCGAAGTGCAAATCGTCTCCGCCGCCGTCCACGAGATCACCCACGCCACGCTGCACAACTACGAACAGGACCGGCTTGCCGCTGCCAAGGGCGACGAAACCGCCGAGCCGCCCAAGCCGAAGGACCGGCATACCGAGGAAGTGGAGGCCGAAAGCGTGTCCTACGCCGTCTGCCAGTATTACGGCATCCAGACCGGCGAAAACAGCTTCGGCTATATCGCCACATGGAGCCGTGGCAAGGAATTGCCTGAGCTGCGGGCCTCTTTGGAAACCATCAATAAAACCGCCTCCGGTCTGATCTCCGATATCGACCAAAACTTCCGCGAGGTCCTGAAAGAGTATGATACCGTTCTGGAACAGTTCGCCGGGGACGTGTATCAGTACACGGCCTCCGTCATGGAACCGCCGTTCCCTCTCAACTCCATGAAAGAAGAAGT contains the following coding sequences:
- a CDS encoding conserved exported protein of unknown function (Evidence 4 : Unknown function but conserved in other organisms) — encoded protein: MKKSKIRIFVCLMAAVSCTAAFSVNALAYSEGKTSPTLSSSSVAQSSTASSAASSGTSTSSETSLKPLTPDGTGTVIDNVTNEDGKEFFTITTPSKHVFYLIIDRQKNAENVYFLDAVTDKDLLALAKSDNEDVSGSSSSKADSAPETSSAPTASTPTVSSVSRPEKQNNSAGIAAVAVLAAVLVGAAVWFFKFRKPDKKDKNRPDPDDYDYTDGGDDESEPDDEPEVPDEETAQKDEPETSDGETEREDE
- a CDS encoding Type IA DNA topoisomerase; its protein translation is MRLVISEKPSVAQSIAAVIGAKQRGDGFLEGNGYLVSWCLGHLAELASADAYDEKYAKWRREDLPILPGNWRFTVSGDKQKQFNILRTLMRRDDVEEIINACDAGREGELIFRTVYDMAGCSKPMKRLWISSMEDEAIRQGFADLKPGRDYDGLHQSALCRSKADWLVGINATRLFSVLYHRTLNVGRVMSPTLALIVQREAEISAFQPEPFYTVSLDCGGFAAIGDKLKAKPEAEAVTAACKDKAAIVKAVERKEKYEKPPALYDLTTLQRDANRLLGFTAQQTLDYLQSLYEKKLCTYPRTDSRFLTNDMEGTVPALASVAATICGADVPEKLNAGQVCDSAKVSDHHAVVPTSGAGKADCSALPAGEREILRLVSRQLLCAVGSPHQYAETAVMLDCAGYGFAAKGKTILVPGWKIYLQEQADKPLPELEEGQDIAVSSVSVKEGKTSPSKHYTEDTLLSAMETAGAKEMPDDAERKGLGTPATRAAILEKLVTTGFVERKKAKKTVNLIPSQVGVSLVTVLPEQLQSPLLTAEWENRLKQVEHGELEPDAFMNGICSMLRELVKTYAPAKGAEVLFPSGREVIGKCPRCGGSVTESRKGFFCENDSCQFGLWKDNRFFAAKKKVLTKAVAAALLKDGRVRLTGCYSEKTGKTYDATAILEDTGERVNFKLEFDSGTKKRDGT
- a CDS encoding Immunoglobulin translates to MKLTKYERETIICYNEEEATASVYTHNKKLIQKLKRLSEKYPDKVKPERLEHRGAVSYLVPKRCVSVREPYNDQRREADSLRAKTAKIRPPDRSIRSENK